The following is a genomic window from Antechinus flavipes isolate AdamAnt ecotype Samford, QLD, Australia chromosome 3, AdamAnt_v2, whole genome shotgun sequence.
TGAGCTAAGGAAGTTCCGGCTTTTGGACTCTGACCcggatttccctctctcctcgcACCAACCAGCCACTCTCAGGCAGCCCCTCACAACTGATGGAGATGGAACCCCAGTAGCTGCTTGGGACGGAGAAGGGGTGTTTctgcccctctcctccccccttcccaaacCCACACCTAGAGTGCTTAGTCATTGGAAAACCGAAGCTCAGGcttgggagaggaaggggaggagaactGAGGTTTCTAGGGCCTCTAAGCTTGTCCCGGCACTTTGCATATGCTAATGAATCTGATGTTCTCTGCTGTGGGAAGGAGGTGCTATTAGGGCTAGGGAGTGGACTTCTACTTTCATTGACCGGGGAAACTCCCTCTGGCCTCGGAGATCTGCGCCCTTCTTGCCTCTGAGAATTGCCCAGGGCGCCCAGACCAGTGTTAGGATCATAGGGGAGAGCCCAGGCCTGCCCCTCTGTCTCCCTTAGCGGCCAGGAGACAGTCTGgaggacttgcccagagtcgctCTCGGTGATTAGTTTGGGAGCCGAGGGGGTGGGACAGGGGTGGAGGAGCAGGGAAGGTCCGTATGGCTCCAGCGCCCGCTTTGCGCAGGGGACGGTGACCCCGTCTGCGGGATGGAATAGTCCCAGCGGGGGATGATGAGATTGGCAGCCGTGCTGAGGCGGGAATGAAGCGACAAGATGGGACCGAGGCCGGGAGCGGAGGGAGCTCCAGGTTAGTCCCGGCTACGAGACTCACGGCAGCACATGCGCAGAGCAGGGAGTTTGGCAGGATGGGAGGGAGGGCTTCAGGTTGGGGCGGGTGCCACGTGTCCTTCAGGTTTGGGCCGAATTCCCATCTCCCAGCTCAGACCAGGGGCTCCGAGAACCCGCTCTCCTCCTCGGCCAAGGTCACCCTGTAGCCTGGGCAGGGCTCCCAGCCGTAAATGAGGAGGTGACGAAGGAGAGATGGAAATCCCCCCCTCACcatcacactcacacacacggaAACAAGGACTTCTTGTCTCTCCATTCAATGCCTTCCAAACCTCCCCAGAAAAATCTCCTGGCAATTTCTTAACTGtgaccccctccctccccagctcCCCTCCCCTTTGTCAGAGTATCCCAAAATACAGCAGGGAAACCAGGCCTTGGGTCCTGACCGggcttcccctccctccctcaccgcACCAGCTGAAACTCCGGGAGCTGCTTGGGAGGGATCGGCGGATCCGTagtgaccacacacacacactactttTGGAGACTGACAGCTCTGGCTTGCTAAAGGGGAAGGGAGTGAGGATGCTTAGCAAGAGCTATAGACTCCTTCCCTTTCACCTCCTCGTGGCTAGAAAATGGGGGGCAACGAGATGGTGCAATAGCTAGAATGTCGCCGTGTGATCCTGGTCATGTGACTTAAcccagcttgcctcagtttcctcatctgtaaaatgagttggaaaagggaaTAACACAGAGTCAGGTGTGACTTAAACAATTCGACAACAGACGGAGAATTTCAGTTAAAGGGAGTCATTCCCGTTGGACTTGGCAGGGAGGAGACAGGCTTGAGTGGAGCCGGAAGTCCAGTCCTTGGAGGCTCAGCTTATAACATGTTAGTCCCGGACTCCAGCGGTGGGTTCAGATCCTGACACTGACACTAGCTTAACGCTGAGGTCTCCAAGTTATTGGTGTAGAATGGGGTGATAGAGAGGATCCTCGTCACACGGGGCTGCTGCTCAGAGAGCCTCAGGATGTGATCCTGGAGACGTCCGAGGGAGCTTCCCAGGGGTCCGGCGCCACTCCCTCACCTGCACCGAAGGGAGGGCGGCACTCCTTCAGGGCAGAAATACCTTGGGTATAAGGCAGGACCGCACAGGGAGTAGGAGGGGGGCATCCAGCCTCCTTCCCTCCCGAGGACTCGGGACgagagtggggggagagggggacaTGCCCTCCAGTCTGACGCCGTCTCTGCTTTGTCCCCCCAGATCGGAACCATGTCGTCCACCCAGCAAGTGTGGCACACGGCGGTGCCCCCGCCGGCCCTGAGCAGCCCCTCGGCGATGGTGCCCATGGTGCCCACGTCCCCTCCCCCGGGCTCCCCCGAGGACAAATTGGAAAAGGTGTCGTCCCCGCTGGAGTGCTCCATCTGCTTCTCGGGCTACGACAACATCTTCAAGACCCCCAAGGTCCTCACTTGCACTCACGTTTTCTGCCTGGAGTGCCTGGCCCGGCTCATGGCGGCCCAGCCCGTCGGGCAGTCGGAGGACACCATCCCCTGCCCCCTCTGCCGCCAGCCCACGGCCGTGCCTCTGTCCGGCGCCCCCGCCCTGCGCACCAACAAGGAGCTACTGGCCTCCCTGGCCCCCCACCTGCGCAAGGAGGAGCCGGTCTGGATGGACGGCAGCAAACTCTGCTACAGGCCCCCCCTGCCTTCCAGCACGGCCGAGCCCCCCGCCTGCATCTGCCTGGATGTGTCCCTGAGCAAGCCGGAGGCCGTCCACCTGCCATCGCCCGTCCCGCCCCGCCGCAGGGGCTTCCTGGCCAGGTGTTCCTACTGCAGCGACTGGAAGAGGATCCTGCTCATCACCGTGCTGCTGGTCATCCTCTTCTGCATCGTCCTGTGGCCGGTTCAGTGCGCCCTCAAGACTGGCAACCTCCGCTGCTTCACCCGGCCCCCTTCCAGTGTGGCTCACCGGCCCAGTCCCTCCAGCTTTCCTCTGAACGATGATTAAGCCGGCCCCCAGCCCCCATGAGTGCAACGGTCAGAGCTGGCGCCCCGGCCGGCCGGGCCACACGTGGCCTCCTTCGCCCCCCGCGGTCATTGCCCGGCCTCCACAATGGGACCGACTCTCGAGGACCCGATGTCTGGGAGCCGGTGGGAGGGACACGGAGCGAGGAGATAACCCTTAGCCGGGCTCTCCCCAGAAACAGCAGCGCTGGGAGGGACCTTGCCGGTCCCCCAGTCCGACTCCTTCATGAAGAAAGTGACCCGGCCAGTGTCACTCAGGGGGCCAGGACGGAGCTGGGGTTTGTCCCCAAGCCTGCAGGTCCCTGGCCCTGAACTCTTAACGGATCCTTctttaaaatgtgaaaagaacTAAGTGGGGAGGGCGGAGGGCTAGGAAGGGGACAGACaggcgccccctccccccccacctcaGGACATTGATTTGTAATTTTCTACAACtcgtattttatttgtatttgtatggaACATTTCACCTCTGAGGCTCCGGTGTCTTCCGGACCATCCTCTCCCCCGGGGTTGCCCCAGGCTGGGCAGGGCTGGTCCCTCTCCTGGACCCCATCCTGCTCTCCCTCAACATGCAATGCCCCACTCCGGGACCCCCATTTCCACTTCCCTGGTCTGGCTGACTCCGCCCTTCAGCCCTCCCCCTCTTCCACCAGGGGGGGCCTGAGCCAGATTTTACTGACCTCCCTTACACCCCCCCCCCTCCATCATTGCACTTGTCTGAGCACATCCTGGGCATTAAACCCTTCCCATCCCCCAGTCCTCCTCCCCATGATCCCTCCCGATCAGGGGAGCGGGAATGAGGGTCCATTATCTGTCCCCTCCGTTTGGTAATTGCTGTTtgtttgttaaataaataattttgtatctGTGCCTGTGGAGGAAAGTACAACCTTGATTTCaacctgggggggaggggggcttctAGACCCAGCCCAAGTAGGGAGGAGTGAGAACCCTGTGCCCAAGGGTTAGGGCCCAAGCAGCCCGGTGCTCCTTGGGGGTTTGCCCTGGGTTTAGGTCTAACAAGCCCTTATTGAGTGAGAGGGCAGACTGGACCATGGACAGAGCTGGCTTccggggaggagagaggggaggggaggaatctCCGTCCCAGCCGAGCCTCCGACACATTCGGGTCCGGGTCTATGGCACATTCACTCGGAGGCCCGCAAGACATTTTACGTGCATCACCTCGTTTGATTCTCCCAACGGGCCTGGGGGAGAAATCCTGGCCGTTTCCCCCATTTCCCAGCTAAGAGAACTGGGGCAGAGGgtgggtgacttgcccagagtcacacagctgggaaatgtttTGAGATAATCTGTGAAATCCGATCTCCTTGAATCCAAGTCCCAGAGTAGCGCCCACTTGAGCTGATAAAGGGGAGGGGAGCTCTTCACAGGTCCCATTCACACACACTCGCTTACACTCGCACACGCTCACCCACCCCAGGTGCAGACACTGTGACTGAACGGACTGAGCCCAGGACCAGTCTCCGAGACAGGCAGCGGCAGTCCCATTATCATGGCCAGATAGAGCATCGTTTTTACCTGTACTTCTAGTGTTAAGTATAGGGCTCGGTAGACAGGAAGTCCTTATTAAATGTGTTAAATGAATTAACGGAAAAAAGGAGAACTGtctcagagacatcttcagatgCAGACGCTGGCCGATGGTCCAGGGGATTGTGTCCCGCAGGCAGTGGTGGCCTAGAGAGCCGGGAGCTTTCTGCACGGAGGTGATGATGAAAGCAG
Proteins encoded in this region:
- the RNF223 gene encoding RING finger protein 223, producing the protein MSSTQQVWHTAVPPPALSSPSAMVPMVPTSPPPGSPEDKLEKVSSPLECSICFSGYDNIFKTPKVLTCTHVFCLECLARLMAAQPVGQSEDTIPCPLCRQPTAVPLSGAPALRTNKELLASLAPHLRKEEPVWMDGSKLCYRPPLPSSTAEPPACICLDVSLSKPEAVHLPSPVPPRRRGFLARCSYCSDWKRILLITVLLVILFCIVLWPVQCALKTGNLRCFTRPPSSVAHRPSPSSFPLNDD